The segment TGGTGTCGCTGACCTCGGTGGGGGCGGGCGCGCTGGGGATGACGGCGCTGCTGATGCTCTACCCGCACCAGGCGGTGAACAAGCTGGTCGGGTCGGACATCGCCCATGCCGTGCCGCTGACCCTGCTTGCAGGACTCGGTCACTGGATGCTGGGGTCGGTCAACGGATCGCTGCTCGTGTCGCTGCTCGCCGGGTCGATTCCGGGGATCATTATCGGCAGCCTGCTGGCGACGCGCACCTCGGACAAGGTGCTGGTGCCGATCCTCGCTGCAACGCTCGCGGTGGTCGGGCTGAAGATGCTCTTCTGACAGCAAAAAGGCCGCGGTCCGGGGACTGCGGCCTTGTATGCGGATGCGCTGGCGGTCAGGCGACCGCGGCGAGCAGCCCTTCGAACAGCCGGCGGCCGTCGTCGCCGCCATGCGCAGCTTCGATCTTGCGCTCAGGGTGCGGCATCATGCCGAGCACGTTGCCCGCGGCGTTCATCACGCCCGCGATGTTGCGCGCCGAGCCGTTGATGTTCTCGCCGTAGCGGAACGCGACGCGGCCTTCGCCTTCGAGGCGGTCGAGCGTCTCGGCATCGGCGAAGTAGTTGCCGTCATGGTGCGCGACGGGGATCGAGAGCTGCTCGCCCGCCTGATAGGCGCTGGTGAAGATCGACTGGCTGTTTTCCACCACCAGCGGCACGTCGCGGCAGACGAAGTCGAGCCCGGCATTGCGCATCAGCGCGCCCGGCAGCAGCCCGGTCTCGGTGAGGATCTGGAAGCCGTTGCAGATGCCGATCACCGGCGTGCCGCGATGGGCCGCCTCGATCACCGCCTGCACCACCGGCGAGCGCGCCGCGATGGCGCCGCAGCGCAGATAATCGCCATAGGAGAAGCCGCCGGGCAGGGCGATCAGGCCCAGGCCCTCGGGCAGTTCGCTGTCGCCGTGCCACACCATGTGCGGCTTGGTGCCGGTCACGCTCTCCAGCGCGACCGCGATATCGCGATCGCAGTTGGAGCCGGGGAAGACGATGACCGCGGTCTTCACAGCTTTTCGACCCGGTAGTTCTCGATCACCGTGTTGGCGAGCAGCTTGCGGCACATCTCGTCGATCGCGGCGTCGCTCGTCGAATCGGCGACCTCCAGTTCGAAGATCTTGCCGGCGCGGACATCCTCGACGCCCTCGAAACCGAGGCCGCCAAGCGCGTTCTGAATGGCCTTGCCCTGCGGATCGAGCACGCCGTTCTTCAAGGTGACGATGATGCGGAGTTTCATGGGCGGCGCTATGGCGCGAGAGGGGCGAAGTCGCAACGGTAAAACGCCGGAACCACCGTTTCCTCCACCGCGAAGCGGGGGAGGGGGACCGCCGCCGCAGGCGGTGGTGGAGGGGGCGAACGACAAAGGGCCCCGCGTGCGCGAGGCCCCCTCCGCCATTCGCTGCGCGAATGGTCCCCCCCCCCGGAGCCGTGCTCCGGGGGGGAAACGGAATGTTACTTCCCCCGCTTCTTGCGGTGCGTCTCGAGGTCGAGCACGTCGGAGCCGTCGCCTTCCGGGAACAGGCCCAGGCGGCGGGCGACTTCCTGATAGGCTTCGACTTCGCCGCCCAGATCGCGACGGAAGCGGTCCTTGTCGAGCTTCTCGCCCGAGGCGATGTCCCACAGGCGGCAGCCATCGGGGCTGATCTCGTCGGCGAGGATGATCCTGGGATAGTCATTTTCCCAGATCCGGCCGAACTCGAGCTTGAAGTCGACCAGGCGGATGCCGATCCCGGCGAAGAGGCCGGAAAGGAAGTCGTTCACGCGGATGGCCATGTCGGCCATGTCGTGCAGTTCTTCCTGCGCGGCCCAGCCGAACGCCAGGATGTGCTCGTCGGTGACCATCGGGTCGCCGAGCGCGTCGTCCTTGTAGTAATATTCGACGATCGTGCGGGGCAGCGGCGTGCCCTCCTCGATGCCCAGCTTCTTCGCCAGCGAACCGGCGACGACGTTGCGCACCACGACCTCGATCGGCACGATCTCGACCTGGCGGATCAGCTGCTCGCGCATGTTGAGGCGGCGGATGAAGTGGGTCGGGATGCCGATGCCGCCGAGCAGGGTGAAGACATGCTCGCTGATGCGGTTGTTGAGCACGCCCTTGCCGTTGATCGTGCCCTTCTTCTGGGCATTGAAGGCGGTTGCGTCGTCCTTGAAATACTGGATCAGCGTGCCCGGCTCCGGACCCTCGTAGAGAATCTTAGCCTTGCCTTCGTAGATTTGCCGGCGGCGTGCCATGTCGGCCTAGTCCCTTGGAAATGCGTTGCCCCGGCTCCACGGGATTTCTCCGCGTGACCGCCGGGGCTCTGGAAGGCTTCGCGCTATACCGCAAGGGGGGCGGGGGTGCAATGCGGCGCCGCGCCCCTTGCGGGACGCCGTTCAGGCCGCGGGTTTGGAGCGCCGGAGCAGCGTCGCCACGCCCACGCCGGCGCCGAACACGGCGGCCCAAGGCAGCAGGTAAATCGCCAGCGAGAGCAGCAGCTGCATGCCCCAGACGAAGGCCGAGGCCGAGCCTTGCGCCGCTTCGCCGAGCGCTGCGCCGACGCTGGCACCCGAGGCAGCGGCGGCGAGCGCTTGGTAGCGGATCTCGACATCGGCCATCGCCACGCGACCCTGAAGCTCGCGCTGCCAGCCGCGCGCCTTGTCGAGCGCTTCCTGCGCGGCGGCGACCTGGTGCTCGGCATTGACGAGGTCGGCGACCGAGCCCTTGCGGGTGCGCAGCGTCTCGGTCAGCCGGGCGACGAGCAGTTCGCGCTGGCGGATGCGCGCGGCGGTGTCGGTCAGGTCGTTCGACACGTCCTCGCCAGCGACATCGGTATTCGCCGCGCGACCGCCCGCCGCCGTTACCAAGCGCGCCGCTTCGCCGGTGAAATAGCCCGCATCGGCGGCCGCGACGCGCAGCTTGAGGAGTGCGCCGCCGGTACGACCCTCGGCGTCATTGCGGGTCAGCGTGACCAGCTGGCAGCGCGCCGGCCCCAGCCGCTCGCAAAGTGTGCGATGCCCTTCCTGCGTTTCGGCAAGCCGCGCCTCGGGGAGCAGGAAGCTGAGCGTGTAGCGATAGCTGAGTTGGGGCAGGGCGACCTTGAGCGGGTCGGCGCCCGGCGTCCCCGGCGCCTCTGCTTCCGCCACCGTTTCCCCGGCGCTGCCCTGCTGGTTGGAGGAACAAGCGGCGAGTAGCGCCACACAACCCAGCACGAGAAATTTGCGCATCGACATCCCCTTTGATGGTGACGCGCAAATCCCATCATTCGGCTAGAACAAAGTCAAGACACATTTTGGCCGCAATTGAGGCAAAATTGCGGCAGAGGGGCGTCGGCGTAGCAATCCGGCAAATTTTGCCGCCCTCCCTCGGGTCGCGGCGGCCGCGTCCTAAAATGGGAGGGAACAAAGGCAGGACGGAAGACCACGATGACGCGCTTGGGCAAGGCAATGCTGGTGGGGCTGGATCACACCCCCGAAGCAGGCATCAAGCCGTACACGGCCCAGGTAGCCGAAGGTTTCCGTCGCGATACGCGGCTGGAGCGGCTGCGTCACATGGCCTTCTACAACTATGCCTATAACTATATCTTCTGGCTCCGCAGCAGGTCCAACGACCCCGCGCGTCTGCGCAAGCTGGGTAGGATCGAACGGATGCTGCGCGCGCCGCTGGCGCGTAGCGGCCGCACACCCCGCGCCGCCGAGTTCCACGAGATCGATTTCCACTTCGCCGAGAAGATGCTCGATCCTGCGCTGGTCGACCGCATGGCGGCGTCGATGTTCGCGCCGCAGACCTTCACCGATCCGTACCTGCCGGGGTTCGAGCATCGCGGGGCGCCGGAGGCGACCGACCATCCCTTCCTCTACATGGATGCGCAGCGGCTGTTCGAGGATCCGGCGTTTCTGGAAATCTGCAGCACCCCGGACCTGATCGCCTTCTGCCGCGAGACGCTGGGTCCGTGCGCGGCGCTCAGCTGGGCCTGGGCATGGATCTCGCAGCCCATCGACTTCGCCTATCAGAACCAGAAGTGGCACCGCGATGTCGTCGAGCCGCTCAACTTCATTCGCGTGTTCGTGCCGCTCTCTCCCGTCGAGACGCGGGCGGACGGGCCCCTGGAGATGATCCCGAAGACGTCCGGGTTCCGCGACTTTTGCGAGGCGCGCCGCTTCAGGGACGAGGAACTGGAGTCGATCCAGCAGACGATGGGCGCGGGCGTGGTGCTGGCGGACAAGGGCGATGTCTACTTCGTCAACACCTTCGCGCTGCACCGTGGCACGCCGCCGGTCAACCGCCGGGGCATGCTGTCGCTGCTTGTCTCGATCGGTCCGTCGCACCGGACCCCGTTCATCCGCAGGCTGAAGCTCCGCGAGATACCGGCACATTTGCAACCCCTAATCGCCAAGAACCGCAGCTTCTTCCGCCACCTAGTTCGTTGATCCCGAAACAATCTGGCTTGGGTTGCGGATCATAAGGGGAACGCCCTTGGCGTTTCCCCCTCCCGCCTGCTATCCGGGATGGCGATGAGCCTCGACACCGACGTTTCCGAACCTTCCGGCGCCTCCGATGTGCCCTTCGACAGCGCGCTTTCCGAGCGCTACCTCGTCTATGCGCTGTCGACGATCACCGCGCGTTCGTTGCCCGATGTCCGCGATGGCCTGAAGCCGGTGCATCGCCGGCTGCTTTGGGCGATGCGGCTGCTGCGGCTCGATCCGGCAAGCGGCTACAAGAAGTGCGCACGCGTCGTCGGCGACGTTATCGGCAAATATCACCCGCATGGCGACGCCTCGGTATACGACGCGATGGTGCGCTTGGCGCAGACCTTTGCGCTGCGCTATCCGCTGGTCGACGGACAGGGCAATTTCGGCAACATCGACGGCGATAACGCCGCCGCCTACCGGTACACCGAAGCGCGGCTGACCCAGGTCGCGATCGACCTGATGGATGGGCTCGACGAGAATGCCGTCGATTTCCGCCCGACCTATAATGGCGAGGACGAGGAGCCGGAGCTGTTCCCCGGCCTGTTCCCGAACCTGCTCGCCAATGGCGCGGCGGGCATCGCGGTCGGCATGGCGACCAGCATCCCGCCGCACAATGCCGCCGAATTGATGCAGGCGGCGGTCGCGCTGATCGACAACCCGCAGGCGAACGTGCTGGACTATGTGAGAGGCCCGGATTTCCCGACCGGCGGCATCGCGGTCGACAGCCCCGCCGCGATCGCCGAGGCCTATGCCACCGGCCGCGGTAGCTTCCGCGTGCGCGCCAAGATCGAGAAGGTCTCCGAGAAGGGCGGCGGCTGGCACCTCGTCGTCAGCGAGATCCCGTACGGTGTGCAGAAGGGCAAGCTGATCGAGGGCATCGCCGCCTTGGTCAACGACAAGAAGCTGCCGATCCTGGGCGACGTCCGCGACGAATCGGCCGAGGACATCCGCATCGTGCTTGAGCCGCGCAGCCGCACCGTCGACGCCGACACGCTGATGGACAGCCTCTACCGCCTGTCTGACCTCGAAGTGCGCGTGCCGCTCAACCTCAACGTGCTTGACAAGAACCGCACGCCGCGGGTGATGAGCCTGGCCGAGGCGCTGGCCGGCTGGCTCGAGCACCAGTTCGTGGTGCTCCAGCGCAAGTCGCAACACCGGCTGGAGAAGATTGCCGACCGGCTGGAGCTGCTGCGCGGCTATATCCTCGCCTATCTCAACCTCGACCGGGTGATCGAGATCATCCGTACCGAGGACGAGCCCAAGCCGATCATGATGGCCGAGTTCGACCTCACCGATCGCCAGGCCGAGGCGATCCTCAACATGCGGCTGCGCTCTCTGCGCAAGCTGGAGGAGATGGAACTCCGCCGCGAGCAGGAGAAGCTGGAGAAGGAACAGGCCGAGCTGGAGACGCTGCTCGGTTCCGAGGCCCGCCAGCGCACATGGATGAAGCGCGCGCTGGGCAAGATGATCACGCGCTATGGGCTCGATACGCCGCTGGGTGCGCGTCGCACCGCGATCGTCGAGATGGCGCTCGCCCGCGAGATCCCGCTGGAGGCGATGATCGAGCGCGAGCCGATCACCGTTATCCTCTCGCAGCGCGGCTGGATCCGCGCGATGAAGGGGCATGTCGAGGATCTCGGCGGCGAGGCGCTGAAGTTCAAGGAAGGCGACGGCCCCTTCCTGGCCTTCCACGCCCAGACCACCGACAAGCTGCTGCTCGCCGCCGACAATGGCCGCTTCTACACGCTGGGCGCGGACAAGCTGCCCGGCGGCCGCGGCTTCGGCGAGCCGGTGCGCTTGCTGGTGGACCTGGAGGCGGAGCGGCACATCGTCACGCTGCTCCCCGCCAGCGCCGCGCCCAAGCTGCTGGTCGCGGCCAGCGACGGCCGCGGCTTCATCGTGAGCAGCCAGGAAGTGATCGCCGAAACGCGCAAGGGCAAGCAGGTGGTGACGCCGCGACCGGGCGCACACCTCAAGCTGGTCCGCCCGATCGGCGCCGAGGACGATTTCGTCGCGGCGATCGGCGACAATCGCAAGATGCTGGTCTTCCCGATTTCCGAAGTGGCGGAGATGACGCGCGGACAGGGGGTGCAACTCCAGCGCTATCGCGACGGCGGCCTGTCCGACGTGATCACTTTCAAATTCGCCGACGGCCTGCGCTGGCGCATGGGCGGCGAGCAGGAGCGCTATCGCTCCGAGCCGGACGTGATGCCGTGGCGTGCAGCACGCGGCGCCGCGGGTCGCATGCCGCCCACCGGCTTCCCGCGTGATAACAAATTTTGATTGGTAAAACCTGCGGATGCGCCCGGGTCCTTCAGCCCGCTTTAACTAGTTTGCGGCTATGCCGGAGGGGATGGCGTTTCGAAGGGTCCGGGCTCTGAGTATGCGTACCGCGGAGCCTGCTCCGCGGATCGCGGAGCCGTCGTCGACCTTGCCGGCGGGGACGGACAGTCTGCTCGAGCTGATGCCGATCCCGGCCGCGGTGTTGGAGATTCAGGACGGGCGCTACATCTTCGCTTCGGTCAATGGCAATTTCCGGGTTGCGGGACTCGGCTGCACCGCGCAGGAATCACCGGTGGTCCAGCTGCTTGGGGCGCGGATCGGCCAGTTCCTGGCGTCCGATCTGGAGCGCGAGGAGATCGCCTGGCGCTTTGGCGGCGAGGTCGACAGCCGCCATTTCCGCGTGGTGCTCGCTCGTCGCGCGCCGAGCGAGCCGCGTTGCCTGATCACGCTGGTCGACCAGACCTCCGAACTGCGCACCGAACAGAGCCTGCGGCGCGAGATGGCGACCGACAGCCTCACCGGCTTGCCCAATCGCGCCGGCTTCTCGGACGAACTCGAGACGAGGATCGGCGAGGGCGATGCAGCGGCGCAGGCGGTGCTGATCATCAATCTCGATCGCTTCAGCCGCGTCAACGCCTGCATGGGCGCGCTGGCCGGCGACGAGCTGCTGATCTCGGTCGCACGCCGCATCAAGGGCGCGCTGCGGGGACGCGACGTGCTGGCGCGGATCGGTGGCGACGAGTTCGGCGTGCTGATGACGCTGGATGACGGGACAGACGATGCGGTGCAGGTCGCCAAGCGCATCCATGCCGCACTGACCAACCCGTTCCGGCTATCCAATTTCGAAATCCGCATCGATTGCTCGATCGGTATCGCGCTCGGCAGCGATATCGACGGCGATCCGGAGGACCTGGTCCGCAACGCCCAACTGGCGGTACGCCGGGCCAAGAAGAGCGGCCACACCGAATTCTACCATACGCGTGCCTTTGATCTGGCGCGCGAGCAGTTCGCCATCGAGACCGAACTGCGCCGCGCCATCGAAAATGGCTGCATGACTCTCAACTTCCAGCCCATCTGCGACCTCGGCACGGGCCGGATTACCTCGTTCGAGGCGCTCGCCCGCTGGACCAACGACGACGGCGTACTGATCTCGCCCAACGCCTTCATCCCCGTTGCAGAGGAATCAGGGCTGATCGTGCCGCTGGGTCGCTGGGCGATGGAAGAGGCCGCACGCACGCTCGCCGAATGGGACGTGCGCGCAGGCGGGGATTGCGGCGTCAAGATCGCGGTCAACCTCTCGGCGATCCAGCTGCAGCGCGACCAAATCGGCGCGATGGTCAAGAACGCGCTCGATCGCCACGCCATGCCGGGCTCGCGGTTCACGCTGGAGCTGACCGAGAGCGCGATCGTCAGCGACCCCGATCGAATCGCGCAGACCATGACGGCGCTCAAGGATCTCGGCACCACGCTCGCGATGGACGATTTCGGCACCGGCTATTCGAACCTCGCCTATCTCCAGAAGCTACCGATCGACGTGCTCAAGATCGACCGGAGCTTCGTTACCGGCATGCTGGCCGATCGCGACAAGGTGGCGATCATCCGGGCGATCCTCAGCCTAGCCTATGCACTGGGCATGCAGACCACCGCGGAGGGTATCGAGACGCCGGAACTCGCCCAGACGCTGGGCGCGCTGGGTTGCACCTACGGTCAGGGTTATCACTACTCCCGGCCGGTTCCCAACGATGCCGCCTTCCAGCTCATTCAGGCTTTCAAAGCCTGAACCACCACGGCGTCGGCGATCGCGTCGACCCGCGCCGCGTCGGGGAAAGCCTCCGCGATCCACTGATCCTCGATGGCTCGTAGCGCACGCGCGACATCCGGGCCCTTGGCCAGCCCGCGTTCCACCAATGCACCGCCGCTTATCGGGAGGCGGGGGATTTCCCATCCGGCGAGCGATGTCCAACCATGCGCGGCTTCGGCATCGTGGCTCGCTGCCAGCAACAGACGATCCTCCGCCGCCTCGCGGCCGATTCGGTAGGCGAGGGCGCGGGCATCACCGGTCCCACCGTCCGTCAGCGCAAGGACGAGCCGCTTGCGCTGGGCGTTGGAGAGCTTCAGTCGCGCGCCGATCAGATCGCCCGCGGCGGGATCGCGCGGCAGCAGCGCGGCGAGGCGACGGATGGCGTCGGCCGCGGCCCCGAGACGCGTTTCACGATCGACGAGCTCGGCCAGCCTTGCTGCCGAGGTGATCTCCGGCACCACTGGCTCCAGAATGCCGCGCGCGAGCATCAACGTGGTCACCCCCACAGCGTCGCGGGCGACGAGCAGCTTGAGCAATTCGTCACGGATGCGTTCGCGGCTGAGCGCCATCAGGTCGCGCGCACGGGCGGTACAGGCGTCGAGCCCTTCGGGATCGGGCGTGTCGCCGAAGCGCGC is part of the Sphingomonas sp. genome and harbors:
- the purS gene encoding phosphoribosylformylglycinamidine synthase subunit PurS, which translates into the protein MKLRIIVTLKNGVLDPQGKAIQNALGGLGFEGVEDVRAGKIFELEVADSTSDAAIDEMCRKLLANTVIENYRVEKL
- the parC gene encoding DNA topoisomerase IV subunit A; translation: MSLDTDVSEPSGASDVPFDSALSERYLVYALSTITARSLPDVRDGLKPVHRRLLWAMRLLRLDPASGYKKCARVVGDVIGKYHPHGDASVYDAMVRLAQTFALRYPLVDGQGNFGNIDGDNAAAYRYTEARLTQVAIDLMDGLDENAVDFRPTYNGEDEEPELFPGLFPNLLANGAAGIAVGMATSIPPHNAAELMQAAVALIDNPQANVLDYVRGPDFPTGGIAVDSPAAIAEAYATGRGSFRVRAKIEKVSEKGGGWHLVVSEIPYGVQKGKLIEGIAALVNDKKLPILGDVRDESAEDIRIVLEPRSRTVDADTLMDSLYRLSDLEVRVPLNLNVLDKNRTPRVMSLAEALAGWLEHQFVVLQRKSQHRLEKIADRLELLRGYILAYLNLDRVIEIIRTEDEPKPIMMAEFDLTDRQAEAILNMRLRSLRKLEEMELRREQEKLEKEQAELETLLGSEARQRTWMKRALGKMITRYGLDTPLGARRTAIVEMALAREIPLEAMIEREPITVILSQRGWIRAMKGHVEDLGGEALKFKEGDGPFLAFHAQTTDKLLLAADNGRFYTLGADKLPGGRGFGEPVRLLVDLEAERHIVTLLPASAAPKLLVAASDGRGFIVSSQEVIAETRKGKQVVTPRPGAHLKLVRPIGAEDDFVAAIGDNRKMLVFPISEVAEMTRGQGVQLQRYRDGGLSDVITFKFADGLRWRMGGEQERYRSEPDVMPWRAARGAAGRMPPTGFPRDNKF
- the purQ gene encoding phosphoribosylformylglycinamidine synthase subunit PurQ, which gives rise to MKTAVIVFPGSNCDRDIAVALESVTGTKPHMVWHGDSELPEGLGLIALPGGFSYGDYLRCGAIAARSPVVQAVIEAAHRGTPVIGICNGFQILTETGLLPGALMRNAGLDFVCRDVPLVVENSQSIFTSAYQAGEQLSIPVAHHDGNYFADAETLDRLEGEGRVAFRYGENINGSARNIAGVMNAAGNVLGMMPHPERKIEAAHGGDDGRRLFEGLLAAVA
- a CDS encoding bifunctional diguanylate cyclase/phosphodiesterase, whose amino-acid sequence is MRTAEPAPRIAEPSSTLPAGTDSLLELMPIPAAVLEIQDGRYIFASVNGNFRVAGLGCTAQESPVVQLLGARIGQFLASDLEREEIAWRFGGEVDSRHFRVVLARRAPSEPRCLITLVDQTSELRTEQSLRREMATDSLTGLPNRAGFSDELETRIGEGDAAAQAVLIINLDRFSRVNACMGALAGDELLISVARRIKGALRGRDVLARIGGDEFGVLMTLDDGTDDAVQVAKRIHAALTNPFRLSNFEIRIDCSIGIALGSDIDGDPEDLVRNAQLAVRRAKKSGHTEFYHTRAFDLAREQFAIETELRRAIENGCMTLNFQPICDLGTGRITSFEALARWTNDDGVLISPNAFIPVAEESGLIVPLGRWAMEEAARTLAEWDVRAGGDCGVKIAVNLSAIQLQRDQIGAMVKNALDRHAMPGSRFTLELTESAIVSDPDRIAQTMTALKDLGTTLAMDDFGTGYSNLAYLQKLPIDVLKIDRSFVTGMLADRDKVAIIRAILSLAYALGMQTTAEGIETPELAQTLGALGCTYGQGYHYSRPVPNDAAFQLIQAFKA
- a CDS encoding DUF4349 domain-containing protein, translated to MRKFLVLGCVALLAACSSNQQGSAGETVAEAEAPGTPGADPLKVALPQLSYRYTLSFLLPEARLAETQEGHRTLCERLGPARCQLVTLTRNDAEGRTGGALLKLRVAAADAGYFTGEAARLVTAAGGRAANTDVAGEDVSNDLTDTAARIRQRELLVARLTETLRTRKGSVADLVNAEHQVAAAQEALDKARGWQRELQGRVAMADVEIRYQALAAAASGASVGAALGEAAQGSASAFVWGMQLLLSLAIYLLPWAAVFGAGVGVATLLRRSKPAA
- the purC gene encoding phosphoribosylaminoimidazolesuccinocarboxamide synthase; this encodes MARRRQIYEGKAKILYEGPEPGTLIQYFKDDATAFNAQKKGTINGKGVLNNRISEHVFTLLGGIGIPTHFIRRLNMREQLIRQVEIVPIEVVVRNVVAGSLAKKLGIEEGTPLPRTIVEYYYKDDALGDPMVTDEHILAFGWAAQEELHDMADMAIRVNDFLSGLFAGIGIRLVDFKLEFGRIWENDYPRIILADEISPDGCRLWDIASGEKLDKDRFRRDLGGEVEAYQEVARRLGLFPEGDGSDVLDLETHRKKRGK
- a CDS encoding CCA tRNA nucleotidyltransferase, whose translation is MAALTLPETDWRTRPGLGALTKVLGADDGLCRFVGGAVRDALLGIPVADLDLATALSPEDVLARLRAAGIRAVPTGLEHGTITAVLDSGPVEVTTLRRDVSTDGRHATVAFTDDWREDAARRDFTINALYADPNTGALFDYFGGLADLEARRVRFIGDPLRRIAEDHLRILRFFRFLARFGDTPDPEGLDACTARARDLMALSRERIRDELLKLLVARDAVGVTTLMLARGILEPVVPEITSAARLAELVDRETRLGAAADAIRRLAALLPRDPAAGDLIGARLKLSNAQRKRLVLALTDGGTGDARALAYRIGREAAEDRLLLAASHDAEAAHGWTSLAGWEIPRLPISGGALVERGLAKGPDVARALRAIEDQWIAEAFPDAARVDAIADAVVVQALKA